One genomic segment of Macaca fascicularis isolate 582-1 chromosome 19, T2T-MFA8v1.1 includes these proteins:
- the RPL13A gene encoding large ribosomal subunit protein uL13 isoform X6 has product MKTQKAVRAVRVASLLPPLFQGIRNPATRPPPFPGGCRRWRRCRGEGDGASSTGQVLVLDGRGHLLGRLAAIVAKQVLLGRKVVVVRCEGINISGNFYRNKLKYLAFLRKRMNTNPSRGPYHFRAPSRIFWRTVRGMLPHKTKRGQAALDRLKVFDGIPPPYDKKKRMVVPAALKVVRLKPTRKFAYLGRLAHEVGWKYQAVTATLEEKRKEKAKIHYRKKKQLMRLRKQAEKNVEKKIDKYTQVLKTHGLLV; this is encoded by the exons ATGAAAACACAGAAAGCTGTTCGCGCAGTCCGCGTTGCGTCACTTCTGCCGCCCCTGTTTCAAGGGATAAGAAACCCTGCGACAAGACCTCCTCCTTTCCCAGGCGGCTGCCGAAGATGGCGGAGGTGCAG AGGTGAGGGTGACGGAGCTTCCAGCACAGGACAG GTCCTGGTGCTCGATGGTCGAGGCCATCTCCTGGGCCGCCTGGCGGCCATCGTGGCTAAACAGGTACTGCTGG GCCGGAAGGTGGTGGTCGTACGCTGCGAAGGCATCAACATTTCTGGCAATTTCTACAGAAACAAGT TGAAGTACCTGGCTTTCCTCCGCAAGCGGATGAACACCAACCCTTCCAGAGGCCCCTACCACTTCCGGGCCCCCAGCCGCATCTTCTGGCGGACCGTGCGAG GCATGCTGCCTCACAAGACCAAGCGAGGCCAGGCTGCCCTGGACCGCCTCAAGGTGTTTGACGGCATCCCACCGCCCTACGACAAG AAAAAGCGGATGGTGGTTCCTGCTGCCCTCAAGGTCGTGCGTCTGAAGCCTACGAGAAAG TTTGCCTATCTGGGGCGCCTGGCTCACGAGGTTGGCTGGAAATACCAGGCAGTGACAGCCAccttggaggagaagaggaaggagaaagccaAGATCCACTACAGGAAGAAGAAGCAGCTCATG AGGTTACGGAAACAGGCCGAGAAGAACGTGGAGaagaaaattgacaaatacaCACAGGTCCTCAAGACCCACGGACTCCTGGTCTGA
- the RPL13A gene encoding large ribosomal subunit protein uL13 isoform X4, producing MAEVLVLDGRGHLLGRLAAIVAKQVLLGRKVVVVRCEGINISGNFYRNKLKYLAFLRKRMNTNPSRGPYHFRAPSRIFWRTVRGMLPHKTKRGQAALDRLKVFDGIPPPYDKKKRMVVPAALKVVRLKPTRKFAYLGRLAHEVGWKYQAVTATLEEKRKEKAKIHYRKKKQLMRLRKQAEKNVEKKIDKYTQVLKTHGLLV from the exons ATGGCGGAG GTCCTGGTGCTCGATGGTCGAGGCCATCTCCTGGGCCGCCTGGCGGCCATCGTGGCTAAACAGGTACTGCTGG GCCGGAAGGTGGTGGTCGTACGCTGCGAAGGCATCAACATTTCTGGCAATTTCTACAGAAACAAGT TGAAGTACCTGGCTTTCCTCCGCAAGCGGATGAACACCAACCCTTCCAGAGGCCCCTACCACTTCCGGGCCCCCAGCCGCATCTTCTGGCGGACCGTGCGAG GCATGCTGCCTCACAAGACCAAGCGAGGCCAGGCTGCCCTGGACCGCCTCAAGGTGTTTGACGGCATCCCACCGCCCTACGACAAG AAAAAGCGGATGGTGGTTCCTGCTGCCCTCAAGGTCGTGCGTCTGAAGCCTACGAGAAAG TTTGCCTATCTGGGGCGCCTGGCTCACGAGGTTGGCTGGAAATACCAGGCAGTGACAGCCAccttggaggagaagaggaaggagaaagccaAGATCCACTACAGGAAGAAGAAGCAGCTCATG AGGTTACGGAAACAGGCCGAGAAGAACGTGGAGaagaaaattgacaaatacaCACAGGTCCTCAAGACCCACGGACTCCTGGTCTGA
- the RPL13A gene encoding large ribosomal subunit protein uL13 isoform X1 gives MAEVQVLVLDGRGHLLGRLAAIVAKQVLLGRKVVVVRCEGINISGNFYRNKLKYLAFLRKRMNTNPSRGPYHFRAPSRIFWRTVRGPAVRHPTGMLPHKTKRGQAALDRLKVFDGIPPPYDKKKRMVVPAALKVVRLKPTRKFAYLGRLAHEVGWKYQAVTATLEEKRKEKAKIHYRKKKQLMRLRKQAEKNVEKKIDKYTQVLKTHGLLV, from the exons ATGGCGGAGGTGCAG GTCCTGGTGCTCGATGGTCGAGGCCATCTCCTGGGCCGCCTGGCGGCCATCGTGGCTAAACAGGTACTGCTGG GCCGGAAGGTGGTGGTCGTACGCTGCGAAGGCATCAACATTTCTGGCAATTTCTACAGAAACAAGT TGAAGTACCTGGCTTTCCTCCGCAAGCGGATGAACACCAACCCTTCCAGAGGCCCCTACCACTTCCGGGCCCCCAGCCGCATCTTCTGGCGGACCGTGCGAG GGCCTGCTGTCCGTCACCCAACAGGCATGCTGCCTCACAAGACCAAGCGAGGCCAGGCTGCCCTGGACCGCCTCAAGGTGTTTGACGGCATCCCACCGCCCTACGACAAG AAAAAGCGGATGGTGGTTCCTGCTGCCCTCAAGGTCGTGCGTCTGAAGCCTACGAGAAAG TTTGCCTATCTGGGGCGCCTGGCTCACGAGGTTGGCTGGAAATACCAGGCAGTGACAGCCAccttggaggagaagaggaaggagaaagccaAGATCCACTACAGGAAGAAGAAGCAGCTCATG AGGTTACGGAAACAGGCCGAGAAGAACGTGGAGaagaaaattgacaaatacaCACAGGTCCTCAAGACCCACGGACTCCTGGTCTGA
- the RPL13A gene encoding large ribosomal subunit protein uL13 isoform X3 — translation MAEVQVLVLDGRGHLLGRLAAIVAKQVLLGRKVVVVRCEGINISGNFYRNKLKYLAFLRKRMNTNPSRGPYHFRAPSRIFWRTVRGMLPHKTKRGQAALDRLKVFDGIPPPYDKKKRMVVPAALKVVRLKPTRKFAYLGRLAHEVGWKYQAVTATLEEKRKEKAKIHYRKKKQLMRLRKQAEKNVEKKIDKYTQVLKTHGLLV, via the exons ATGGCGGAGGTGCAG GTCCTGGTGCTCGATGGTCGAGGCCATCTCCTGGGCCGCCTGGCGGCCATCGTGGCTAAACAGGTACTGCTGG GCCGGAAGGTGGTGGTCGTACGCTGCGAAGGCATCAACATTTCTGGCAATTTCTACAGAAACAAGT TGAAGTACCTGGCTTTCCTCCGCAAGCGGATGAACACCAACCCTTCCAGAGGCCCCTACCACTTCCGGGCCCCCAGCCGCATCTTCTGGCGGACCGTGCGAG GCATGCTGCCTCACAAGACCAAGCGAGGCCAGGCTGCCCTGGACCGCCTCAAGGTGTTTGACGGCATCCCACCGCCCTACGACAAG AAAAAGCGGATGGTGGTTCCTGCTGCCCTCAAGGTCGTGCGTCTGAAGCCTACGAGAAAG TTTGCCTATCTGGGGCGCCTGGCTCACGAGGTTGGCTGGAAATACCAGGCAGTGACAGCCAccttggaggagaagaggaaggagaaagccaAGATCCACTACAGGAAGAAGAAGCAGCTCATG AGGTTACGGAAACAGGCCGAGAAGAACGTGGAGaagaaaattgacaaatacaCACAGGTCCTCAAGACCCACGGACTCCTGGTCTGA
- the RPL13A gene encoding large ribosomal subunit protein uL13 isoform X2, producing the protein MAEVLVLDGRGHLLGRLAAIVAKQVLLGRKVVVVRCEGINISGNFYRNKLKYLAFLRKRMNTNPSRGPYHFRAPSRIFWRTVRGPAVRHPTGMLPHKTKRGQAALDRLKVFDGIPPPYDKKKRMVVPAALKVVRLKPTRKFAYLGRLAHEVGWKYQAVTATLEEKRKEKAKIHYRKKKQLMRLRKQAEKNVEKKIDKYTQVLKTHGLLV; encoded by the exons ATGGCGGAG GTCCTGGTGCTCGATGGTCGAGGCCATCTCCTGGGCCGCCTGGCGGCCATCGTGGCTAAACAGGTACTGCTGG GCCGGAAGGTGGTGGTCGTACGCTGCGAAGGCATCAACATTTCTGGCAATTTCTACAGAAACAAGT TGAAGTACCTGGCTTTCCTCCGCAAGCGGATGAACACCAACCCTTCCAGAGGCCCCTACCACTTCCGGGCCCCCAGCCGCATCTTCTGGCGGACCGTGCGAG GGCCTGCTGTCCGTCACCCAACAGGCATGCTGCCTCACAAGACCAAGCGAGGCCAGGCTGCCCTGGACCGCCTCAAGGTGTTTGACGGCATCCCACCGCCCTACGACAAG AAAAAGCGGATGGTGGTTCCTGCTGCCCTCAAGGTCGTGCGTCTGAAGCCTACGAGAAAG TTTGCCTATCTGGGGCGCCTGGCTCACGAGGTTGGCTGGAAATACCAGGCAGTGACAGCCAccttggaggagaagaggaaggagaaagccaAGATCCACTACAGGAAGAAGAAGCAGCTCATG AGGTTACGGAAACAGGCCGAGAAGAACGTGGAGaagaaaattgacaaatacaCACAGGTCCTCAAGACCCACGGACTCCTGGTCTGA
- the RPL13A gene encoding large ribosomal subunit protein uL13 isoform X7, translating to MVLVLDGRGHLLGRLAAIVAKQVLLGRKVVVVRCEGINISGNFYRNKLKYLAFLRKRMNTNPSRGPYHFRAPSRIFWRTVRGPAVRHPTGMLPHKTKRGQAALDRLKVFDGIPPPYDKKKRMVVPAALKVVRLKPTRKFAYLGRLAHEVGWKYQAVTATLEEKRKEKAKIHYRKKKQLMRLRKQAEKNVEKKIDKYTQVLKTHGLLV from the exons atg GTCCTGGTGCTCGATGGTCGAGGCCATCTCCTGGGCCGCCTGGCGGCCATCGTGGCTAAACAGGTACTGCTGG GCCGGAAGGTGGTGGTCGTACGCTGCGAAGGCATCAACATTTCTGGCAATTTCTACAGAAACAAGT TGAAGTACCTGGCTTTCCTCCGCAAGCGGATGAACACCAACCCTTCCAGAGGCCCCTACCACTTCCGGGCCCCCAGCCGCATCTTCTGGCGGACCGTGCGAG GGCCTGCTGTCCGTCACCCAACAGGCATGCTGCCTCACAAGACCAAGCGAGGCCAGGCTGCCCTGGACCGCCTCAAGGTGTTTGACGGCATCCCACCGCCCTACGACAAG AAAAAGCGGATGGTGGTTCCTGCTGCCCTCAAGGTCGTGCGTCTGAAGCCTACGAGAAAG TTTGCCTATCTGGGGCGCCTGGCTCACGAGGTTGGCTGGAAATACCAGGCAGTGACAGCCAccttggaggagaagaggaaggagaaagccaAGATCCACTACAGGAAGAAGAAGCAGCTCATG AGGTTACGGAAACAGGCCGAGAAGAACGTGGAGaagaaaattgacaaatacaCACAGGTCCTCAAGACCCACGGACTCCTGGTCTGA
- the RPL13A gene encoding large ribosomal subunit protein uL13 isoform X8 — translation MVLVLDGRGHLLGRLAAIVAKQVLLGRKVVVVRCEGINISGNFYRNKLKYLAFLRKRMNTNPSRGPYHFRAPSRIFWRTVRGMLPHKTKRGQAALDRLKVFDGIPPPYDKKKRMVVPAALKVVRLKPTRKFAYLGRLAHEVGWKYQAVTATLEEKRKEKAKIHYRKKKQLMRLRKQAEKNVEKKIDKYTQVLKTHGLLV, via the exons atg GTCCTGGTGCTCGATGGTCGAGGCCATCTCCTGGGCCGCCTGGCGGCCATCGTGGCTAAACAGGTACTGCTGG GCCGGAAGGTGGTGGTCGTACGCTGCGAAGGCATCAACATTTCTGGCAATTTCTACAGAAACAAGT TGAAGTACCTGGCTTTCCTCCGCAAGCGGATGAACACCAACCCTTCCAGAGGCCCCTACCACTTCCGGGCCCCCAGCCGCATCTTCTGGCGGACCGTGCGAG GCATGCTGCCTCACAAGACCAAGCGAGGCCAGGCTGCCCTGGACCGCCTCAAGGTGTTTGACGGCATCCCACCGCCCTACGACAAG AAAAAGCGGATGGTGGTTCCTGCTGCCCTCAAGGTCGTGCGTCTGAAGCCTACGAGAAAG TTTGCCTATCTGGGGCGCCTGGCTCACGAGGTTGGCTGGAAATACCAGGCAGTGACAGCCAccttggaggagaagaggaaggagaaagccaAGATCCACTACAGGAAGAAGAAGCAGCTCATG AGGTTACGGAAACAGGCCGAGAAGAACGTGGAGaagaaaattgacaaatacaCACAGGTCCTCAAGACCCACGGACTCCTGGTCTGA
- the RPL13A gene encoding large ribosomal subunit protein uL13 isoform X5, translating into MNTNPSRGPYHFRAPSRIFWRTVRGPAVRHPTGMLPHKTKRGQAALDRLKVFDGIPPPYDKKKRMVVPAALKVVRLKPTRKFAYLGRLAHEVGWKYQAVTATLEEKRKEKAKIHYRKKKQLMRLRKQAEKNVEKKIDKYTQVLKTHGLLV; encoded by the exons ATGAACACCAACCCTTCCAGAGGCCCCTACCACTTCCGGGCCCCCAGCCGCATCTTCTGGCGGACCGTGCGAG GGCCTGCTGTCCGTCACCCAACAGGCATGCTGCCTCACAAGACCAAGCGAGGCCAGGCTGCCCTGGACCGCCTCAAGGTGTTTGACGGCATCCCACCGCCCTACGACAAG AAAAAGCGGATGGTGGTTCCTGCTGCCCTCAAGGTCGTGCGTCTGAAGCCTACGAGAAAG TTTGCCTATCTGGGGCGCCTGGCTCACGAGGTTGGCTGGAAATACCAGGCAGTGACAGCCAccttggaggagaagaggaaggagaaagccaAGATCCACTACAGGAAGAAGAAGCAGCTCATG AGGTTACGGAAACAGGCCGAGAAGAACGTGGAGaagaaaattgacaaatacaCACAGGTCCTCAAGACCCACGGACTCCTGGTCTGA
- the RPL13A gene encoding large ribosomal subunit protein uL13 isoform X9 has protein sequence MNTNPSRGPYHFRAPSRIFWRTVRGMLPHKTKRGQAALDRLKVFDGIPPPYDKKKRMVVPAALKVVRLKPTRKFAYLGRLAHEVGWKYQAVTATLEEKRKEKAKIHYRKKKQLMRLRKQAEKNVEKKIDKYTQVLKTHGLLV, from the exons ATGAACACCAACCCTTCCAGAGGCCCCTACCACTTCCGGGCCCCCAGCCGCATCTTCTGGCGGACCGTGCGAG GCATGCTGCCTCACAAGACCAAGCGAGGCCAGGCTGCCCTGGACCGCCTCAAGGTGTTTGACGGCATCCCACCGCCCTACGACAAG AAAAAGCGGATGGTGGTTCCTGCTGCCCTCAAGGTCGTGCGTCTGAAGCCTACGAGAAAG TTTGCCTATCTGGGGCGCCTGGCTCACGAGGTTGGCTGGAAATACCAGGCAGTGACAGCCAccttggaggagaagaggaaggagaaagccaAGATCCACTACAGGAAGAAGAAGCAGCTCATG AGGTTACGGAAACAGGCCGAGAAGAACGTGGAGaagaaaattgacaaatacaCACAGGTCCTCAAGACCCACGGACTCCTGGTCTGA
- the RPS11 gene encoding small ribosomal subunit protein uS17: MADIQTERAYQKQPTIFQNKKRVLLGETGKEKLPRYYKNIGLGFKTPKEAIEGTYIDKKCPFTGNVSIRGRILSGVVTKMKMQRTIVIRRDYLHYIRKYNRFEKRHKNMSVHLSPCFRDVQIGDIVTVGECRPLSKTVRFNVLKVTKAAGTKKQFQKF; encoded by the exons ATGGCGGACATTCAG ACTGAGCGTGCCTACCAAAAGCAGCCGACCATCTTTCAAAACAAGAAGAGGGTCCTGCTGGGAGAAACTGGCAAGGAGAAGCTCCCGCGGTACTACAAGAACATCGGTCTGGGCTTCAAGACACCCAAAGAG GCTATTGAGGGCACTTACATTGACAAGAAATGCCCCTTCACTGGTAATGTCTCCATTCGAGGGCGGATCCTCTCTG GTGTGGTGACGAAGATGAAGATGCAGAGGACCATTGTCATCCGCCGAGACTACCTCCACTACATCCGCAAGTACAACCGCTTCGAGAAGCGCCACAAGAACATGTCTGTGCACCTGTCCCCCTGCTTCAG GGACGTCCAGATCGGTGACATCGTCACAGTGGGTGAGTGTCGGCCCCTGAGCAAGACAGTGCGCTTCAACGTGCTCAAGGTCACCAAGGCTGCCGGCACCAAGAAGCAGTTCCAGAAGTTCTGA